Proteins found in one Mucilaginibacter gracilis genomic segment:
- a CDS encoding RNA polymerase sigma-70 factor, with protein MPTLSLPNSTDEHLLQLMAGDNREAFTELYNRYWDKTFAVAWHRLDDEQEAEEVVQEVFLSIWQRRASLKLTHSLATYLSVAVKYRVINHLDRAYRKQQHLDELAATPADTGDTIMQWLEEKELRQRLDHAIKQLPEKCRIVFLLSRDENKTYAEIAAELGIAQKTVEAHMSKALSSLRQSLGVSLPVLILLLR; from the coding sequence ATGCCCACTCTCAGTCTACCCAATAGCACGGACGAACATTTACTGCAGCTCATGGCCGGCGACAACCGGGAAGCCTTCACAGAGCTTTATAACCGTTATTGGGATAAAACCTTCGCGGTAGCCTGGCACCGTTTAGATGATGAACAGGAAGCTGAAGAAGTGGTTCAGGAGGTGTTTTTAAGCATCTGGCAGCGCAGGGCAAGCCTTAAATTAACACATAGCCTGGCAACGTACCTTTCGGTCGCCGTTAAATATAGAGTGATCAACCACCTTGATCGCGCGTACAGAAAACAGCAGCATCTGGACGAGCTTGCCGCTACCCCGGCCGATACCGGGGATACTATCATGCAATGGCTGGAGGAAAAAGAACTGCGCCAAAGGCTTGACCACGCCATTAAGCAATTGCCCGAGAAATGCCGCATTGTATTCCTGTTAAGCCGCGACGAAAATAAAACTTACGCTGAAATAGCAGCGGAGCTGGGTATAGCTCAAAAAACGGTTGAGGCCCATATGTCTAAAGCTTTGAGTTCACTCAGGCAATCGCTTGGCGTTTCCCTGCCGGTACTCATTTTACTTCTTCGTTAA
- a CDS encoding class I SAM-dependent methyltransferase encodes MLIDSSINDFYNQCAEDTRLKTGLGPLEYLRNKQLIERYLPAAPAVIADIGGGTGHYAAWLAGMGHQVVLVDPVGKHIQLAEKRSRKSKRAFKCIEGEARCLPIASNSIDLVILHGPLYHLQEPAQRIAAIKEARRILKTGGTVIGFAITYAASTLAALQNGMLHHPDIYQMCRQELQNGEHEPPPAFPGMLAQAFFHRPDQLSQEFEEAGLIKVGMHAVEGLAWLDAKFFESWASPEKQRQLLELVAATESDPELLCLSPHIMLAAEVDYNS; translated from the coding sequence ATGCTTATCGATTCATCGATCAACGATTTCTATAACCAATGTGCCGAAGATACCAGGCTAAAAACAGGGCTTGGTCCCTTAGAATACTTACGCAACAAACAATTAATTGAACGCTACCTCCCCGCAGCACCTGCAGTAATTGCCGATATTGGCGGTGGTACCGGACACTATGCCGCATGGCTCGCAGGCATGGGCCACCAGGTCGTATTGGTAGATCCTGTAGGCAAGCATATCCAACTGGCAGAGAAACGGTCGCGGAAATCCAAACGGGCGTTCAAGTGCATTGAAGGGGAAGCCCGCTGTCTTCCAATAGCTTCAAATTCCATAGACCTGGTGATCCTGCACGGACCATTATACCATTTGCAGGAACCTGCCCAAAGAATAGCGGCGATAAAAGAAGCCCGCAGAATATTGAAGACAGGGGGAACGGTAATCGGCTTTGCCATTACTTATGCTGCATCAACTTTAGCAGCACTCCAGAATGGTATGCTCCATCATCCTGATATTTATCAGATGTGCAGGCAGGAACTGCAAAACGGGGAACATGAACCGCCTCCTGCATTTCCCGGAATGCTGGCCCAGGCATTTTTTCATCGCCCGGATCAACTTTCCCAGGAGTTTGAAGAAGCTGGTTTAATAAAAGTCGGTATGCATGCGGTGGAAGGTCTGGCCTGGCTGGACGCGAAGTTTTTTGAGAGCTGGGCAAGCCCTGAAAAGCAGCGACAACTGCTTGAACTGGTAGCTGCAACTGAATCTGATCCAGAGCTACTCTGTCTCAGTCCGCATATCATGCTGGCAGCTGAAGTTGATTATAATAGCTAG
- a CDS encoding M3 family metallopeptidase, whose product MLRTRFYWLALVLCVNAAPAAAQSFDPFDGHSTAFRASPERYFSSPAKELEQRKRLMDSTAVFTKKEPWTPAMLDDQLALYEKLLVSLNRHYAYFQLLGYRDKRDTAARSAKDQVDQLIDSLDRYTAGQLRRQVFSTQAGDKAYRYHYLLEKKRSDAEHELNPVPAAIAARLSDPLIQRLTDRYDNLMDDTRAPDLLLPDGQKLNPVTNRNKVLQYPDAAVRARGMKTYYNAYSAHAELLAGTLIDITAAKNALAQLKGFKSAPEATYARRLQLPEDSVRAMFRQMTGLSAVLKNYQRVQAAQVKLITGLDTVHSWDMSLPSGYSFQQLPFGQVKALTLRAFRPLGKPYQHLFAWLLDPANRAQDIAAGPDRVNENTSVGYPGVPVTLYMKSYSGSLGEVLRLSHEGGHAIHMRLMSEAGIVPSYAAGPGFLFEAYAMLNELLVLDELQQQATTASAKAFYTKAFLDKLSLEIFTAAEEGSFEQGIYDGVVAGRIHDRRDVDSLYAGIMERYDLFFAAEPERRSEWINKRLVFDDPLYNVNYLYAMLLTCRLYEQAHRDPADFGRRYAALLKNGFDAPADDLIRKFMGFGLDNQVLLRSAMELMEKRTKELALLYKELNHARD is encoded by the coding sequence ATGTTACGGACACGTTTTTATTGGCTGGCTTTGGTGCTTTGCGTGAATGCTGCGCCCGCTGCGGCACAATCATTTGACCCTTTTGACGGGCATTCAACCGCCTTCCGGGCAAGTCCGGAACGTTATTTCAGCAGCCCGGCCAAAGAGCTGGAACAGCGGAAGCGCTTAATGGATAGCACCGCTGTTTTCACGAAAAAAGAACCCTGGACGCCTGCTATGCTGGACGATCAACTGGCGCTTTACGAAAAGCTGCTGGTTTCCCTGAACAGGCACTACGCTTATTTTCAGTTGCTGGGCTACCGGGACAAACGGGATACAGCGGCAAGGAGCGCCAAAGATCAAGTGGATCAGTTAATAGACAGCCTGGACCGGTATACGGCAGGGCAATTACGCAGGCAGGTCTTTTCGACGCAGGCCGGGGATAAAGCCTACCGCTATCATTATTTACTGGAAAAAAAACGTTCGGATGCGGAACACGAGCTGAATCCTGTCCCTGCGGCTATCGCTGCCAGGCTCAGCGATCCGCTGATCCAAAGGCTGACGGACAGGTATGATAACCTGATGGACGATACCAGGGCACCCGACCTGTTACTGCCCGATGGGCAAAAACTGAATCCTGTCACTAACCGTAATAAGGTGTTACAGTACCCGGATGCGGCGGTTCGTGCCCGCGGCATGAAAACTTATTATAATGCCTATAGCGCCCATGCGGAGCTATTGGCGGGTACCCTTATCGATATCACCGCTGCAAAAAATGCACTGGCGCAGTTAAAGGGCTTTAAAAGCGCCCCGGAGGCCACCTATGCCCGCCGCCTGCAACTGCCGGAAGACAGCGTTCGGGCCATGTTCCGGCAAATGACGGGCCTTTCGGCAGTGCTGAAGAACTACCAGCGGGTGCAGGCTGCCCAGGTTAAATTGATTACGGGCCTGGATACCGTACACAGCTGGGATATGAGCCTGCCGTCCGGATACAGCTTTCAACAGCTGCCCTTCGGGCAGGTGAAAGCCTTAACGCTCCGGGCGTTCCGGCCTTTGGGCAAACCTTACCAGCATTTATTTGCCTGGCTGCTGGACCCGGCCAACAGGGCGCAGGATATCGCCGCCGGACCGGACAGGGTCAATGAAAATACGTCAGTGGGCTACCCCGGCGTCCCGGTGACTTTGTATATGAAAAGTTACAGCGGCAGCCTTGGGGAAGTTTTAAGGCTTTCCCACGAGGGCGGCCATGCCATTCACATGCGACTGATGAGTGAGGCCGGTATAGTTCCTTCCTATGCCGCAGGGCCTGGTTTCCTTTTTGAAGCCTATGCCATGCTCAACGAGCTATTGGTACTGGATGAATTGCAGCAGCAGGCCACCACCGCCAGCGCCAAAGCATTTTATACCAAAGCTTTCCTGGATAAGCTTTCCCTGGAAATATTCACCGCTGCCGAAGAAGGCAGTTTCGAGCAGGGCATCTATGACGGTGTGGTTGCCGGGCGCATACATGACCGCAGGGACGTGGATAGTTTGTACGCGGGCATTATGGAGCGCTATGACCTGTTTTTTGCGGCGGAGCCGGAACGCCGGAGCGAGTGGATCAATAAACGTCTGGTATTTGACGACCCCTTGTATAACGTCAACTACCTGTACGCGATGCTATTGACCTGCCGCCTTTATGAACAGGCGCACCGTGATCCTGCTGACTTCGGGCGCCGTTACGCGGCTTTGCTTAAAAACGGTTTTGATGCGCCCGCGGACGACCTGATCCGGAAGTTTATGGGTTTCGGACTGGATAACCAGGTCCTGCTCAGGAGTGCGATGGAGCTGATGGAAAAACGCACCAAAGAACTTGCTTTGTTATATAAAGAACTTAACCATGCGAGAGATTAA